In one window of Ferriphaselus amnicola DNA:
- a CDS encoding PilZ domain-containing protein produces MTLSLERRQHPRFQINNRTAIMFGQGRIRDIYHGDTSNLSLGGASILCNLKLREAMEEVVIFLFAPTPQIQHIKTRARVLHASSFADSTSRLRVAFTEFCGDGIARLTTLLEANPHLILTDIVTTERSPSKSDDE; encoded by the coding sequence ATGACACTCAGTTTGGAACGCCGCCAACACCCAAGATTCCAAATCAATAATCGTACCGCTATCATGTTCGGGCAAGGCCGCATCCGCGACATTTATCACGGAGATACAAGCAACCTATCTTTGGGAGGTGCCAGCATCCTCTGCAATCTAAAGCTGCGGGAAGCGATGGAGGAGGTGGTCATTTTCCTGTTCGCCCCTACCCCGCAGATCCAGCACATCAAAACGCGCGCCAGAGTCTTGCACGCCAGCTCGTTTGCCGATAGCACCTCTCGACTGAGAGTGGCATTCACCGAATTCTGTGGTGATGGCATCGCCAGACTAACGACCCTGTTGGAGGCAAACCCACATTTGATTCTCACAGATATTGTGACAACGGAGCGATCACCATCGAAATCTGATGACGAATAG
- a CDS encoding sensor domain-containing protein: MTNSTYASLPPGFFGQLFEHAADPVFVLDIAGHFIAVNQAACDHTGYSRNELLTMRLEHIDETASPQQLTQRQKDGWTTSAMHLRKDGTRIPVDMHIKMVEHEDRWLTLIICRDVTERSLKEIEYRNIIQTTADGFWSSSATDARILDVNEAYCQMVGYTREELLTMRIFDLEASESPEETARHISRIIESGSDFFETQHRHKDGHLIEIEARVSYASIRGGMFYTFVRDISVRKRHEEELKLAASVFNASSASIVITDRDNKIVSVNPAFTTISGYEPEEVVGKNPNVLSSGKQSKEFYRDMWESLARYHYWQGELWNRRKDGQIYAEQLTINIISNKDGSVHRHVAIFSDITEKKQAEDLLWRQANYDSVTNLPNRRLFLDRLTQEIKKCRRATTSLALLFIDLDRFKEVNDRHGHNIGDQLLIESARRLNACVRGTDTVARLGGDEFTIILTNITEATGVETVAKNINNALQEAFHFNGLNIQISGSVGIAHYPADATTPDDLTTKADIAMYASKRHGRNRICFYSDELEC, encoded by the coding sequence ATGACGAATAGCACGTATGCTTCTTTACCACCGGGATTCTTCGGCCAGCTCTTTGAGCATGCTGCCGATCCCGTCTTCGTTCTCGATATCGCAGGACATTTCATCGCCGTCAATCAAGCGGCGTGCGACCACACTGGCTATAGCCGCAATGAATTGCTGACGATGCGCTTGGAACACATTGATGAGACCGCATCGCCACAACAGCTCACTCAGCGCCAGAAGGATGGTTGGACTACTAGTGCGATGCACTTACGCAAGGATGGCACTCGAATCCCTGTCGATATGCACATTAAGATGGTCGAGCATGAGGATAGATGGCTTACGCTGATTATCTGCCGGGATGTGACCGAGCGCAGCCTGAAAGAGATCGAATACCGCAATATCATCCAGACCACTGCCGACGGCTTTTGGAGCTCGAGTGCAACAGATGCTCGCATACTTGATGTCAATGAAGCCTATTGTCAAATGGTCGGCTATACGCGGGAAGAGCTGCTGACTATGCGCATTTTCGATCTGGAAGCTTCCGAATCGCCAGAAGAGACCGCAAGGCATATCAGCAGAATCATCGAATCTGGAAGCGACTTCTTTGAAACCCAGCATCGGCATAAAGATGGCCATCTGATCGAGATCGAAGCCAGAGTCAGTTATGCCAGCATCCGTGGCGGCATGTTCTACACATTCGTGCGCGACATTTCCGTACGCAAACGCCATGAGGAGGAACTGAAGCTGGCCGCTTCCGTGTTTAATGCCAGTAGCGCCTCGATCGTGATTACTGACCGAGACAACAAAATCGTCAGCGTTAATCCCGCCTTCACGACAATAAGCGGCTATGAACCCGAAGAGGTGGTTGGTAAAAATCCAAATGTTTTAAGCTCGGGCAAGCAGTCCAAAGAGTTCTACCGCGATATGTGGGAAAGCCTAGCGCGCTACCACTATTGGCAAGGTGAGTTGTGGAATCGACGCAAGGATGGCCAGATCTACGCCGAGCAGCTAACCATCAACATCATTTCTAACAAGGATGGCAGCGTCCACCGTCATGTGGCCATCTTTTCAGACATCACGGAAAAGAAGCAAGCGGAAGATCTATTGTGGCGGCAGGCCAACTACGACTCGGTGACTAACCTCCCTAATCGTAGGTTGTTTCTCGATCGCCTCACACAGGAAATAAAAAAGTGTCGCCGGGCCACGACATCACTGGCGCTGCTATTCATCGATCTAGATCGATTCAAAGAGGTCAACGATCGCCACGGCCACAATATCGGCGATCAATTATTGATCGAGTCGGCACGCCGACTCAACGCCTGTGTGCGCGGTACCGACACGGTGGCGCGACTTGGCGGGGATGAATTCACCATCATCCTCACCAATATCACCGAGGCGACCGGAGTCGAAACCGTAGCCAAAAACATCAACAACGCATTACAGGAAGCCTTCCATTTCAACGGACTCAATATCCAGATTTCAGGAAGTGTCGGCATTGCGCACTACCCTGCCGATGCCACCACCCCAGATGATCTAACAACCAAGGCTGACATTGCCATGTACGCCTCCAAACGCCATGGACGTAATCGAATTTGCTTTTACTCCGACGAACTAGAATGTTGA
- a CDS encoding bifunctional diguanylate cyclase/phosphodiesterase produces the protein MLPTLTLLSQPTYLGKLLLVALAYFVSGKLGLSIPYVGSNITLFWLPTGIAVAALFRLGTNLWPAVFVSAFAVNLSIGTPWPLALGIAVTNTLAPTATTWWLQYYGLHPALERRRDIVLLTIAAAVGMLISAVGGSLTLNLAGMISNESFFAAVLAWWSGDWVGVLLGGTLLLSINRESLQQIQRHALEFLVWLVVTAFVGWAVFFDNTGSDVRPLAFFTLPIVIWAAIRFGATGGAISTVVISLIAAWSTSHGKGQFYPNSLFLLWAYMGILAFSALMITALLAERKRAEDRATLILQSVNQGVWGLDADGNVMFVNAAAERMFGYAQDELIGKPMHVTVHHSYRDGEHYPLAACPMHATLADGKPRMRKDEVMWRKDGSSFPVEYSSYPICSQGSLLGVVVVCQDNTEKKATEDALLSSEQRFKTIVQSNPIPILITRMADGCIIEANAAFLKMFGYTRDKLIGHTSLELNLWCNLEERARLLEELQRVGALTNAVLEYRKQSGATGMVSLSAQRITLDGEPCILGVGEDITTRKLAEDRLRETNEKLRGLFDLSPVGIALTDMEGQYIEFNEAFRNICGYPEDELRQLDYWKLTPKEYADQEALQLDSLERCGRYGPYEKEYVRKDGSHIPLQLNGMLIEGHEGQRYIWSIVEDISERKRTELQMQENQARLTGLIESAMDAIISMGEDHKVTIFNQGAERIFGYRARDILGQPIEQLFPVRYRPMHKQHVERFDSSGKATRNLDMSSMSSGLRANGEEFPFEASISKIEVAGKKYYTAILRDVTHRKQSEDALMLASSVYQASHEGIVVTDENNHIIEVNPAFTRITGYTLGEVHGRNPSMLKSGEHDKKFYAEMWDALRQKGHWQGEVWDRRKDGTLQAKWLNISVLHHEDGSIYRHVGQFSDITEKKRKDELIWTQANYDALTNLPNRRLLIDRIHQAASSSSRSGKHGALLALDLDQFKQLNDTLGHSMGDRLLLEVARRLQASVREEDMVARLGGDEFLVVLTELSSDRSEAAIQAEQVAEKIRAELCSPYHFGDFEYHSSSSIGIILFLGHSDSHEELLAHVDSAMYQAKSNGRNTTCFFDSSMQDALEKRSQLDNALRAALVRDELILYYQLQVDHSGQPIGAEALLRWAHPKLGMVSPAQFIPVAEETGMILPIGRWVIETACAQLARWQLDPRLSHLSIAVNVSARQFRELGFVSQVREAIATSGIDPAVLKLELTESLVLHNVEHSIEKMHELRSLGIRFSMDDFGTGYSSLSYLSRLPIDQLKIDQSFVRNITTDQHDAAIVQTIISMAQGLGLEVIAEGVETEAQREFLELRGCDNYQGYLYARPMPIHDVEALLESQVIALVHPQRLAQPSNQRSQLCHL, from the coding sequence ATGCTACCCACACTCACGCTGCTTTCGCAGCCCACGTACCTCGGGAAATTGTTGCTAGTCGCGCTCGCTTACTTTGTTAGCGGCAAGCTAGGCTTGTCGATTCCCTATGTCGGCTCCAACATCACGCTGTTCTGGCTACCCACAGGCATCGCCGTCGCGGCACTGTTTCGCTTAGGCACAAATCTATGGCCGGCTGTCTTTGTCTCTGCCTTTGCTGTCAACCTATCTATCGGTACGCCTTGGCCACTCGCATTAGGCATTGCTGTGACGAATACCCTTGCCCCCACTGCGACCACATGGTGGTTGCAATACTATGGCCTGCATCCAGCCCTTGAGCGCCGGAGGGATATTGTCTTGCTGACGATCGCAGCGGCCGTGGGCATGCTCATCTCAGCTGTGGGCGGTTCGCTGACGCTTAATTTGGCAGGAATGATCAGCAATGAGTCATTCTTTGCGGCGGTGTTAGCCTGGTGGTCAGGCGACTGGGTCGGCGTGCTGCTGGGAGGAACGCTGCTGCTATCCATCAACCGGGAGAGTCTGCAACAGATACAGCGACACGCTCTCGAATTCTTGGTTTGGCTCGTTGTGACAGCCTTCGTAGGTTGGGCGGTGTTCTTCGACAACACGGGCAGCGATGTCAGACCGCTGGCCTTCTTCACCCTGCCCATCGTCATTTGGGCAGCCATACGCTTTGGCGCAACCGGCGGAGCGATCTCGACGGTAGTAATCTCGCTGATCGCAGCGTGGTCAACGTCGCACGGCAAAGGGCAGTTCTACCCCAATAGCCTGTTTTTGTTATGGGCTTATATGGGTATCCTAGCGTTCTCAGCCTTAATGATCACGGCCTTGCTGGCCGAGCGTAAGCGAGCAGAGGATCGCGCCACCTTGATCCTTCAGTCGGTCAATCAAGGCGTCTGGGGACTGGATGCGGATGGCAATGTCATGTTCGTCAATGCAGCAGCCGAACGAATGTTTGGCTACGCTCAAGACGAGTTGATCGGCAAGCCGATGCACGTCACGGTGCATCACTCCTATCGGGATGGTGAGCATTACCCGCTGGCGGCCTGCCCGATGCACGCCACACTTGCCGATGGTAAGCCGCGCATGCGCAAAGACGAGGTGATGTGGCGCAAGGATGGCAGCAGCTTCCCCGTGGAATACAGTTCTTACCCAATTTGCAGTCAGGGCAGCTTGCTCGGCGTAGTGGTCGTATGTCAGGACAATACCGAGAAAAAAGCCACGGAAGATGCTCTGCTCAGTAGCGAGCAGCGTTTCAAAACCATCGTGCAGTCCAATCCTATTCCCATTCTGATCACACGCATGGCCGATGGCTGCATCATCGAGGCCAATGCTGCATTCCTAAAAATGTTTGGTTACACGCGGGATAAGCTGATCGGCCATACCAGCCTCGAACTTAATCTATGGTGCAACCTAGAGGAGCGCGCACGGTTGCTGGAAGAACTCCAACGGGTTGGCGCACTGACGAATGCCGTCCTTGAATATCGCAAGCAGTCAGGTGCAACCGGCATGGTGAGCTTGTCTGCCCAACGGATCACTCTGGATGGCGAACCCTGCATTCTTGGAGTCGGTGAAGACATCACGACACGAAAACTGGCGGAAGACCGACTGCGCGAAACGAACGAGAAACTGCGAGGCCTGTTCGACCTGTCACCGGTCGGCATCGCCTTGACAGATATGGAAGGCCAGTACATCGAATTCAATGAGGCGTTCCGCAATATCTGCGGTTATCCCGAAGACGAATTGAGACAACTGGACTACTGGAAGCTGACCCCTAAAGAGTATGCCGATCAGGAAGCGCTCCAACTAGACAGCTTGGAGCGATGTGGACGGTATGGGCCTTATGAGAAGGAATATGTTCGCAAGGATGGCTCGCACATTCCGCTTCAATTGAACGGCATGCTGATCGAAGGGCATGAAGGACAGCGCTACATCTGGTCGATCGTGGAAGATATCAGCGAGCGCAAGCGAACTGAGCTTCAGATGCAGGAAAACCAAGCGCGGCTGACCGGCCTGATTGAGTCTGCGATGGATGCCATCATTTCCATGGGCGAAGATCACAAGGTCACGATCTTCAACCAAGGAGCCGAGAGGATATTCGGATATCGCGCCCGAGACATTCTTGGTCAGCCCATCGAGCAGCTGTTCCCAGTGCGTTATCGCCCTATGCACAAACAACATGTCGAGCGCTTCGACAGCTCCGGCAAAGCCACGCGCAACCTAGACATGTCCAGTATGTCATCTGGTCTGCGTGCCAACGGCGAAGAGTTTCCGTTCGAAGCCTCCATCTCCAAGATCGAGGTAGCCGGGAAGAAATACTATACCGCCATCCTGCGCGATGTCACCCACCGCAAACAGAGTGAAGATGCGCTGATGCTGGCCTCTTCGGTTTATCAGGCCAGCCATGAAGGCATCGTCGTGACAGACGAGAATAACCATATCATCGAAGTCAATCCGGCATTCACCCGCATCACCGGATATACCTTGGGCGAAGTGCATGGCCGCAATCCGAGTATGCTCAAATCGGGAGAGCACGACAAAAAATTCTATGCCGAGATGTGGGATGCACTTCGCCAGAAAGGCCATTGGCAAGGTGAAGTATGGGATAGGCGCAAGGACGGCACACTACAAGCCAAGTGGCTCAACATCAGCGTGCTACACCACGAAGATGGCAGCATCTACAGGCATGTCGGACAGTTTTCTGACATCACTGAGAAAAAGCGCAAGGATGAGCTGATCTGGACACAAGCCAATTACGACGCTCTGACCAACCTTCCGAATCGCCGCTTACTGATCGATCGTATCCATCAAGCGGCTTCGTCCAGCTCGCGCAGCGGAAAACATGGCGCTTTACTCGCACTCGACCTCGACCAATTCAAACAATTGAACGATACCTTGGGACATAGCATGGGAGATCGGCTTCTGCTCGAAGTCGCCCGCCGCTTGCAGGCATCGGTACGCGAGGAGGATATGGTAGCCCGGTTGGGAGGCGATGAGTTTCTAGTGGTGCTCACCGAACTCAGCAGCGACAGGAGCGAGGCCGCGATTCAGGCTGAACAGGTCGCAGAAAAGATCCGTGCAGAACTGTGTAGCCCCTATCACTTCGGCGACTTCGAGTACCACAGCAGCTCCAGCATCGGCATCATCCTGTTCCTCGGCCATTCGGACAGCCATGAAGAGCTACTCGCGCATGTGGATTCCGCCATGTATCAAGCAAAATCGAACGGGCGCAATACCACCTGCTTCTTTGACTCATCCATGCAGGACGCTCTGGAAAAACGTAGCCAACTGGACAATGCCCTGCGCGCCGCCCTCGTTCGTGACGAACTTATCCTCTACTACCAGCTGCAAGTCGATCACTCTGGCCAACCGATAGGCGCAGAAGCGCTGCTACGCTGGGCACATCCCAAGTTGGGGATGGTCTCGCCGGCACAATTCATCCCCGTCGCGGAAGAAACTGGGATGATCCTGCCCATTGGCCGCTGGGTGATCGAAACCGCCTGCGCGCAATTGGCTCGCTGGCAGCTTGATCCACGTTTATCCCACCTGAGCATCGCCGTCAATGTTAGCGCCCGACAGTTCCGGGAACTGGGTTTCGTCAGCCAGGTTCGCGAGGCCATCGCCACCAGCGGCATCGACCCGGCAGTTCTGAAGCTGGAGTTGACTGAAAGTCTGGTGCTACACAATGTCGAGCACAGTATAGAAAAGATGCACGAACTGAGAAGTCTGGGCATACGCTTCTCCATGGACGACTTCGGTACCGGCTACTCGTCCCTGTCCTACCTGAGCCGTCTGCCCATCGATCAACTCAAGATCGACCAGTCATTCGTTCGCAACATCACCACCGATCAGCACGACGCTGCCATCGTCCAGACCATCATCTCCATGGCGCAAGGCTTAGGGCTGGAAGTGATTGCGGAAGGCGTGGAAACTGAGGCTCAGCGCGAGTTCCTCGAACTACGCGGCTGCGACAACTATCAAGGCTATCTGTATGCCAGACCTATGCCTATCCATGACGTGGAGGCCTTGCTTGAGAGCCAAGTTATAGCTCTAGTTCACCCCCAACGACTCGCACAGCCGTCCAACCAGCGATCTCAGCTCTGCCACCTCTGA
- a CDS encoding YceH family protein has product MTIQTLSLLETRVLGVLAEKQRTVPDTYPLTLNTLLSGCNQKTSRNPVIEATEAEVQAALDSLRGQTLVVESSGGRVARYAHNIERVLRVPTQSTALLATLMLRGPQTAGELRINSERLHSFADISSVESFLDELREREAGALVVELPRQPGSRENRWMHLLSGEPVIEAMATAPYSAPSGDVSLGEIAALKANVARLESEVAELRSLVGRLCESLGVN; this is encoded by the coding sequence ATGACCATACAGACTCTTTCCTTGCTCGAAACCCGTGTCCTTGGTGTATTGGCTGAAAAGCAGCGCACTGTGCCCGACACTTATCCGTTGACCCTTAATACCTTGCTATCGGGTTGCAATCAGAAGACCAGTCGCAATCCTGTGATCGAAGCGACCGAAGCTGAGGTGCAAGCGGCGCTGGACAGCCTGCGCGGGCAGACCTTGGTGGTTGAGTCCAGTGGTGGGCGGGTGGCGCGCTACGCCCATAACATCGAGCGCGTCCTGCGCGTGCCTACCCAATCCACCGCTTTACTCGCCACTCTCATGCTGCGCGGCCCACAGACTGCTGGCGAATTGCGTATCAACAGCGAACGGCTACATTCCTTTGCCGACATCTCCTCTGTCGAGAGCTTTCTCGATGAGTTGCGTGAACGGGAGGCCGGAGCGCTAGTCGTCGAACTTCCCCGCCAGCCCGGTTCCCGCGAGAATCGCTGGATGCACTTGCTCTCGGGCGAGCCAGTGATCGAAGCGATGGCTACTGCCCCGTACTCTGCGCCTTCCGGCGATGTCAGCCTTGGCGAGATCGCCGCCCTGAAAGCCAATGTCGCCCGATTGGAATCAGAGGTGGCAGAGCTGAGATCGCTGGTTGGACGGCTGTGCGAGTCGTTGGGGGTGAACTAG
- the mnmC gene encoding bifunctional tRNA (5-methylaminomethyl-2-thiouridine)(34)-methyltransferase MnmD/FAD-dependent 5-carboxymethylaminomethyl-2-thiouridine(34) oxidoreductase MnmC translates to MLDWKDGQPYSNRYGDVYFSTDSGLEESRHVFLQGNRLAERFAGLRSGEVFTVGETGFGTGLNFLCVWQLFEQTATAGATLDFFSIERFPLGDEEIRAALRLWPELASQAQVLCANWKRRVPGWNRWSFAGGRIRLTLAICDVADALPELMGESVGLGRVDAWFLDGFSPSKNPEMWSPEVFSGIANASRFGATLATYSSAGWVRRGLSEAGFTMQKSPGFGRKREMLCGKLTAVELPDGLTIPQSAIVIGGGLAGCAAAYALAQRGVAVTLVERAEQLAQGASGNPLGILHARFSAGVNPLHRFVLASYGHALSQMDAILPVDNTLRAECGLLQLAFSDAEIKRIGRLVMLDWPIPLFEAVDAEAATKLTGMRMERGGLWFPSAGWVVPPALCERWAGMSGITQQLGHAVETLTPLVSGWQVAGQNAQGQKWQINADIVVVCCGHQAKQLAQFEHFPLTPVRGQISALPGTQESIVLNSVVCADGYSSPAECGVHIAGATHSFDDEGTDVRSTDHAVNLARLEQHIPSLRSALGDLDLDQLDGRASIRCSAPGAVPLVGKVEQGLYCSLAHGTRGLLTAGISGELIAALACDTLPPLPMTIVVELSPEARLQRKKTT, encoded by the coding sequence ATGCTGGACTGGAAAGACGGACAACCATACTCGAATCGCTACGGCGATGTGTATTTCTCTACCGATTCAGGGCTGGAGGAGTCGCGCCATGTCTTTTTACAAGGCAATCGGCTGGCCGAGCGTTTTGCAGGGCTGCGCTCCGGTGAGGTCTTTACTGTGGGTGAGACTGGTTTCGGCACCGGATTGAATTTCCTGTGTGTCTGGCAACTGTTCGAGCAAACCGCGACTGCGGGAGCGACGCTGGATTTCTTCAGCATCGAGAGATTTCCCTTAGGCGACGAAGAAATACGTGCAGCCTTGCGACTTTGGCCTGAACTGGCAAGCCAAGCCCAAGTTTTGTGTGCGAACTGGAAGCGGCGAGTGCCCGGCTGGAACCGCTGGTCGTTCGCGGGTGGGCGGATACGTTTGACGCTGGCGATCTGTGATGTGGCTGATGCCTTACCCGAACTGATGGGTGAGTCAGTAGGGCTGGGGCGAGTCGATGCTTGGTTCCTCGACGGTTTCTCGCCTTCGAAGAACCCCGAGATGTGGTCGCCCGAGGTGTTCTCAGGCATCGCCAATGCCTCACGCTTTGGTGCGACGCTGGCAACCTACAGCAGTGCGGGCTGGGTGCGGCGCGGTCTATCCGAGGCTGGTTTCACGATGCAGAAATCTCCTGGATTTGGTCGCAAGCGCGAGATGTTGTGTGGCAAATTGACCGCAGTTGAACTGCCCGATGGACTGACTATCCCGCAAAGCGCAATCGTCATCGGCGGTGGCTTGGCGGGCTGCGCGGCTGCTTACGCGTTGGCGCAGCGCGGAGTGGCGGTCACGCTGGTCGAGCGCGCAGAGCAACTTGCTCAGGGTGCATCGGGGAATCCGCTTGGCATTCTGCATGCGCGTTTCAGTGCAGGGGTGAATCCACTGCATCGTTTTGTGCTGGCCTCTTATGGCCATGCGCTTTCACAAATGGATGCGATCTTGCCAGTGGATAACACCTTGCGCGCGGAGTGCGGTTTGTTGCAGTTGGCTTTCTCCGATGCTGAGATCAAACGCATCGGGCGCTTGGTCATGCTTGACTGGCCGATTCCCTTGTTCGAGGCGGTGGATGCAGAGGCGGCGACTAAACTTACCGGAATGAGGATGGAGCGCGGTGGCCTGTGGTTTCCGAGCGCAGGCTGGGTGGTGCCGCCTGCTCTATGTGAACGCTGGGCAGGTATGTCTGGAATTACGCAGCAACTCGGCCATGCGGTGGAAACGCTGACCCCGCTGGTGTCTGGCTGGCAGGTCGCGGGTCAGAATGCGCAAGGCCAGAAGTGGCAGATTAACGCTGATATTGTGGTGGTCTGTTGCGGCCATCAGGCTAAGCAACTGGCGCAGTTCGAGCATTTTCCGCTGACGCCGGTGCGAGGTCAGATCAGCGCATTGCCTGGAACCCAAGAAAGCATCGTGCTCAATTCGGTCGTATGCGCAGATGGCTACAGTTCGCCGGCTGAGTGCGGCGTGCATATCGCCGGTGCGACGCACAGTTTTGACGATGAAGGCACGGACGTGCGCAGCACGGATCATGCCGTGAATCTGGCGCGGTTGGAGCAACACATTCCCTCATTGCGCAGCGCCCTCGGTGACCTCGATCTCGATCAGCTCGACGGACGAGCGTCCATTCGTTGCTCTGCCCCCGGTGCTGTGCCGCTAGTCGGCAAGGTGGAGCAGGGGCTGTATTGCAGTTTGGCGCATGGCACACGCGGTTTGCTCACGGCGGGTATCTCGGGAGAGTTGATCGCTGCCTTGGCTTGCGACACCTTGCCTCCCTTGCCGATGACTATCGTCGTCGAACTCTCACCTGAAGCGCGTCTTCAGCGGAAAAAAACTACTTAA
- the pnp gene encoding polyribonucleotide nucleotidyltransferase — translation MSHYKKTITYGKHQLTIETGEIARQASGAVMVSLDDTVVLVTVVGRKDAKPEQDFFPLTVDYQERTYAAGKIPGGFFRREGRPSEKEILTSRLIDRPLRPLFPEGFYNEVQIVATVMSCDPQIDADIPAVIGASAALALSGIPFDGPIGAARVGYLNGEYLLNPTADELKTSQMDLVVAGTDRAVLMVESEAKELSEEIMLGAVVFGHEQMRAVIDAINEMADEVGADAWDWTAPAKDEVLIARLAELADADLQAAYAVRSKQARTVQVNEINKRVVDTLLAEDETRQKNHVNDMFSALEAKIVRGQILSGEPRIDGRDTRTVRPITIRTGVLPRTHGSVLFTRGETQALVVATLGSMRDAQKIDALEGEYTDRFMLHYNFPPYSTGETGRVGTPKRREIGHGRLAKRAIVGVLPSVDECGYAMRVVSEITESNGSSSMASVCGGCLSLMDAGVPLTAHVAGIAMGLIKEGNRFAVLTDILGDEDHLGDMDFKVAGSDAGITALQMDIKINGITKEIMEVALSQAREGRMHILGLMKTALPSPRTDVSDFAPRMLKMKINPEKIRDVIGKGGAVIRAITEETGATVDIDDEGNITISSVSAEAGNAAQQRILDIVAEVEVGRIYEGPVVKLAEFGAFINILPGKDGLLHISQISSERVEKVSDYLKEGQVVRVKVLEIDDKGRMKLSLKAVAAEEKAAAEAKAAEDQPAAE, via the coding sequence TTGAGTCACTATAAAAAAACAATCACTTACGGAAAACACCAGCTGACTATCGAAACCGGCGAGATCGCTCGTCAGGCATCGGGTGCAGTGATGGTGAGTCTGGACGACACCGTGGTGCTAGTCACGGTAGTTGGTCGCAAGGATGCCAAGCCTGAGCAGGACTTTTTCCCGCTGACCGTGGATTACCAAGAGCGCACCTATGCCGCTGGCAAGATCCCCGGCGGATTCTTCCGTCGTGAAGGCCGTCCTTCCGAGAAAGAGATCCTGACTTCCCGTTTGATCGACCGTCCGCTGCGTCCGCTGTTCCCCGAAGGCTTCTATAACGAAGTGCAGATCGTGGCGACCGTGATGTCCTGCGATCCGCAGATCGATGCTGATATTCCCGCCGTGATCGGCGCATCCGCTGCGCTGGCGCTGTCGGGTATTCCATTTGACGGTCCCATTGGTGCGGCACGTGTGGGTTACCTGAATGGCGAATACCTGCTGAATCCGACGGCTGATGAGCTGAAAACGTCGCAGATGGATCTGGTTGTAGCTGGTACTGACCGAGCTGTGCTGATGGTCGAGTCCGAAGCTAAAGAGCTGTCCGAAGAGATCATGCTGGGCGCGGTGGTGTTCGGCCATGAGCAGATGCGTGCCGTGATCGACGCGATCAATGAAATGGCTGACGAAGTCGGCGCAGATGCGTGGGACTGGACTGCTCCTGCCAAGGACGAAGTGCTGATCGCGCGTTTAGCCGAACTGGCTGATGCTGATCTGCAAGCCGCTTACGCCGTGCGCTCAAAGCAAGCTCGTACCGTGCAAGTCAACGAGATCAATAAGCGTGTGGTCGATACCTTGCTGGCCGAAGATGAAACTCGCCAAAAGAATCACGTCAATGACATGTTCAGCGCCTTGGAAGCCAAGATCGTGCGCGGTCAGATCCTGAGTGGCGAGCCACGCATCGATGGCCGTGACACTCGCACCGTGCGCCCGATCACCATTCGTACCGGCGTGCTGCCACGCACTCACGGTTCCGTATTGTTCACCCGTGGCGAGACACAAGCGCTGGTGGTGGCAACCTTGGGTTCCATGCGCGATGCGCAAAAGATCGATGCGCTGGAAGGTGAGTACACCGACCGCTTCATGCTGCATTACAACTTCCCGCCATACTCCACCGGCGAAACTGGCCGTGTGGGTACGCCCAAGCGCCGCGAAATCGGCCACGGTCGTCTAGCCAAGCGTGCGATCGTTGGCGTGTTGCCCAGTGTGGATGAGTGCGGCTACGCGATGCGCGTGGTGTCCGAGATCACTGAATCCAACGGTTCCAGCTCGATGGCTTCGGTTTGCGGCGGTTGCTTGTCGTTGATGGATGCGGGCGTGCCGCTGACTGCACACGTAGCCGGTATCGCTATGGGCCTGATCAAGGAGGGCAATCGTTTCGCTGTGCTGACCGACATTCTGGGTGATGAAGATCATCTGGGCGACATGGACTTCAAGGTGGCCGGTTCCGATGCAGGTATCACTGCGTTGCAAATGGACATCAAGATCAACGGCATCACCAAGGAGATCATGGAAGTCGCGCTGTCCCAAGCTCGTGAAGGCCGTATGCACATCTTGGGCCTGATGAAGACCGCGCTGCCATCGCCACGCACCGACGTGTCTGACTTTGCACCGCGTATGCTCAAGATGAAGATCAATCCAGAGAAGATCCGTGATGTGATCGGCAAGGGCGGCGCAGTCATCCGCGCGATCACCGAGGAAACTGGCGCAACGGTGGACATCGACGACGAAGGTAATATCACCATTTCCAGCGTGAGCGCCGAAGCAGGTAATGCTGCTCAGCAACGCATTCTGGACATCGTGGCCGAAGTCGAGGTGGGCAGAATCTACGAAGGCCCCGTGGTCAAGCTGGCCGAGTTCGGCGCGTTCATCAACATCCTGCCGGGGAAGGATGGCCTGTTGCACATCTCGCAAATCTCCAGCGAGCGTGTCGAAAAGGTGTCTGACTACCTGAAGGAAGGCCAAGTCGTGCGCGTCAAAGTGCTGGAAATTGACGACAAGGGTCGTATGAAGCTGAGCTTGAAGGCTGTCGCAGCGGAAGAAAAAGCCGCAGCGGAAGCCAAAGCTGCCGAAGATCAACCTGCAGCAGAGTAA